Within Metabacillus sp. KUDC1714, the genomic segment TTAAGCTTTAAGTAAGCAAACTCCATCTCGTGCATTAAATACATTTCGAATAATCGTTGTTTCAAAACAAGCTCATAGCCAGCTTCAATCCCTTTATCTGTTAACAACCATTTCCCATCAAAAAATTTAGTAATATACTCTTTCTTTTGTAAGACATCACGCGCGTATAAATAAAGCCTATTTGACACTTTTCTCTTTTGAAGAAGCTGTTTATCCGTTATTCCTTGACAATTCCCACTTTCAGTAAGATCATAAAAGCTCAATAACATTTGTTCAACTGCTGTTTTCTTTCGTAAGGAAAGTTGTTTCAGTGCCTTTGCAAGTAATCCTCGTCTCGGAGCAAAGACGAGCGACAATAGGAACATTAAGGTTGCTGAAATGATAATAAGTGGGCCTGTTGCCATACCCTCTGTGACCGTACTAAGCAAAGTCCCTGTAACACCAGAAAGCCCTCCTATGAAACCTGAAATAATAATCATGTAGCTAAGCTTATTTGTCCAATACCTCGCACTAATTGCAGGTGTGATAAGCATAGCAGCCATTAAAACAACCCCAACAGTTTGTAGTCCTATGACGACTGAGCAAACAATTAGTAAAAGCAACAAACTATTAAAAAATTTTGCAGGAATTCCAATCCCTTTTGCAAACTGAGGATCAAAGGTTAATAATTTAAACTCTTTATAAAATACGGCAGTAATTATAATCAAAACAAAGGCAATGATCGAAATTAACCGAACATCAGCAGCTACCATGGAGGCTGCCTGCCCAAAAATAAAGTCATCCAATCCACTTTGATTTCCCGCTCCATTGTGCTGAATATATGTTAAAAGAACAATCCCAAAACCAAAGAAAACGGAAATAATGATTCCTAAAGCTGAATCTTCTTTTATTCGAGAGTGATTAATAATCAATTGTATGAAAAAGGATGAAACTAAACTCGCAATTGCAGCTCCAATTAAAAACCAAATTAATGATTTCGATCCATACAAAAGAAATGCGATACAAACCCCTGGTAATGCTGAATGTGCCATCGCATCACCGATTAAGCTTTGCTTTCTTAACAAGGTAAAGCTTCCAACTACACCACTTGCAATTCCAAGAAGCATTGTACCAATTAATACCCATTGTGTATTTGGATTTTGAAGTTGTAAAAGAATGGCTTCAAGCATTTTTACTTCACCCCTCTCATGTCTCCTCTATCAACACAGATTGATCTTGTAAAAACGTAAGTTTCCCGCCGTACGTTTTTTGTAAATTCTCGATCGTAAAAATCTCTTTCGTCGGTCCGAAGGCAATCTTTCTCATATTTAAAAGCAAAACCCAATCAAAATACTCCTTAACGGTTTGTAAATCATGATGAACGACTAGAACTGTCTTACCTTTTGCCTTCAGCTCGTTTAGCAAAGCAATAATCGCTTTCTCCGTCGCAGCATCAACCCCAACAAATGGTTCATCCATAAAATACACATCTGCATCTTGTGCAAGAGCTCTTGCTAAGAAAACACGCTGCTGTTGCCCACCTGATAACTCACTAATTTGGCGATTTCCATACTCCAGCATTCCTACCTTATCAAGACATTCCTTCGCAAACACTAGATCTTTTTTACGAGGTCGTTTAAACCAACCTATATGACCATATCTCCCCATTAACACAACATCTAAAGCATTTGTTGGGAAGTCCCAATCAACAGAACCACGTTGGGGAACATAGCCTACAAGTTTACGTTGCTTATTATATGTTTTTCCATATATCGAAACTTCACCTGAGGCAGTTGGGATTAATCCTAATACACCCTTGATTAAGGTTGATTTCCCTGCACCATTGGGTCCAATAATACCAATCAACTTACCCTCAGGAACTTCAAAACTTACCTCCTGCAAGACAGGCTTGTGGTGATAAGCGATCGTTAAATTCTCTACTTGAACAGGAATCATTCTAGAACACCACCCTTAATTTTTCTTTCTCATTTCCTTATTTTAAAGATGAAACAATTGTATCAACATTGTGCTTAAACATACCGATATATGTTCCCTCATCAGTTCCTTCGTCACCCATTGCATCTGAGAATAGCTCCCCACCGATGACAACTTGATGGTTTTGCTTCATAGCACCTTCGACAACTGCATTAATTGACCTTTCAGAAATACTACTCTCAATAAATACAGCCTTAATGTTGCGTTTTACTAATGTGTTAACTAGTTCTTGAACATCTTTTAATCCATATTCTGAATCTGTACTTAATCCCTGTAACCCCATAACTTCAAGTCCATATGCATGACCAAAATATTTAAAAGCATCATGAGCAGTGACAAGTACTCGACTTTCTTCTGGAATCATTTCAATTTGTTCTTTTGCATATTGATCCATTTCTTCTAGCTCTTTTTTGTAAGCTGATGCATTTTCTTTAAACAATTTTTCATTCTCTGGTGAAAGTTTTGTAAGCTCTTGTTCTATTGAATCAACGACATAGAGCCAAGCTTGAATATCGAACCATACATGTGGATCATGTGATGTTGAACCATCTGCACTTAACAACTTACTTTCTGGTATGGAATCTGCAACTGCCACAGTTGGTTTATCATCATCCATCTTTTCAAAAATTTCACCCATTTTACCTTCTAAATGAAGCCCACTATAAAAAATGATGTCTGCTTTATTTAACTTTTGAATGTCCCCCTGGGAAGCTTGATAAAGATGAGGATCAACACCAGGGCCCATTAAAGAAACAACCTCTACTTTATCA encodes:
- a CDS encoding metal ABC transporter permease, yielding MLEAILLQLQNPNTQWVLIGTMLLGIASGVVGSFTLLRKQSLIGDAMAHSALPGVCIAFLLYGSKSLIWFLIGAAIASLVSSFFIQLIINHSRIKEDSALGIIISVFFGFGIVLLTYIQHNGAGNQSGLDDFIFGQAASMVAADVRLISIIAFVLIIITAVFYKEFKLLTFDPQFAKGIGIPAKFFNSLLLLLIVCSVVIGLQTVGVVLMAAMLITPAISARYWTNKLSYMIIISGFIGGLSGVTGTLLSTVTEGMATGPLIIISATLMFLLSLVFAPRRGLLAKALKQLSLRKKTAVEQMLLSFYDLTESGNCQGITDKQLLQKRKVSNRLYLYARDVLQKKEYITKFFDGKWLLTDKGIEAGYELVLKQRLFEMYLMHEMEFAYLKLKTKDDLNLSSISMEAKNQLITLLTIHDRTPLLMPKSSSAEDRRVMINDI
- a CDS encoding metal ABC transporter ATP-binding protein, with protein sequence MIPVQVENLTIAYHHKPVLQEVSFEVPEGKLIGIIGPNGAGKSTLIKGVLGLIPTASGEVSIYGKTYNKQRKLVGYVPQRGSVDWDFPTNALDVVLMGRYGHIGWFKRPRKKDLVFAKECLDKVGMLEYGNRQISELSGGQQQRVFLARALAQDADVYFMDEPFVGVDAATEKAIIALLNELKAKGKTVLVVHHDLQTVKEYFDWVLLLNMRKIAFGPTKEIFTIENLQKTYGGKLTFLQDQSVLIEET
- a CDS encoding metal ABC transporter solute-binding protein, Zn/Mn family; translated protein: MKKRFVSIVALAAICLLAACGNDKTNGETKDKVQVTTTTGQVADAVKSVGADKVEVVSLMGPGVDPHLYQASQGDIQKLNKADIIFYSGLHLEGKMGEIFEKMDDDKPTVAVADSIPESKLLSADGSTSHDPHVWFDIQAWLYVVDSIEQELTKLSPENEKLFKENASAYKKELEEMDQYAKEQIEMIPEESRVLVTAHDAFKYFGHAYGLEVMGLQGLSTDSEYGLKDVQELVNTLVKRNIKAVFIESSISERSINAVVEGAMKQNHQVVIGGELFSDAMGDEGTDEGTYIGMFKHNVDTIVSSLK